The Glandiceps talaboti chromosome 1, keGlaTala1.1, whole genome shotgun sequence genome has a segment encoding these proteins:
- the LOC144436552 gene encoding uncharacterized protein LOC144436552, which translates to MNYQQKSSTQNGFLGTTVQGDVLIVVIAFAAFGLSGVLLILWLNERQIIHKRGRKTTTKADAENKCNGDINEANHNLLPTPHQSAQPTIVTYYEDSNGHSVDITKC; encoded by the exons ATGAATTACCAACAAAAATCTTCTACGCAAAACG GGTTTTTAGGTACTACAGTCCAGGGGGATGTTCTTATAGTTGTAATAGCGTTTGCAGCATTTGGTCTATCTGGCGTACTTTTGATACTGTGGTTGAACGAAAGACAAATAATTCACAAGAGGggaagaaaaacaacaacaaaagcagATGCCGAAAACAAAT GTAATGGAGATATCAACGAAGCCAATCACAATCTGTTGCCAACACCTCATCAATCAGCACAGCCAACTATCGTTACATATTATGAAGACTCAAATGGTCATTCTGTTGATATTACAAAGTGTTAG